The Montipora foliosa isolate CH-2021 chromosome 1, ASM3666993v2, whole genome shotgun sequence DNA segment agatgaaattcattttggacGTCTCTACTCACGTCAAATTACATTTTCCTGAATTACATAATCTTGGAACATGACATTACTGTTAGGTCTTTTAGTGTAAAATTGTCCTTTTTGTGTTCTAACATCGCTTGTGGAAGACCGTGTTCTTCGCTACATAATTCACTCAGATAGCCATCCATCGACGACATCTCTAAAGGTTTCACTTACTTATGAAGAATAATTCTTCTATTTAATGGGTATATAAATGCACTTAACTAGGAAGATAACACAATAAATTTTCTCAGTCTTTGCTAGCCTATGCTGCACGTGGCTTTAAACTCAAGCAAAACAACGGTAGCTCACAACAGATAGTAAATGCAACCTCGTTTGCATGCTGAGCAATACAGGGCtctaaaaaagttgttttttgtCAACTTCCCCCAATCGGATTTTCGGGGACTTTTGATATGTTATAGAGGACATGTCCCTGGACCAAAGACCGTTGAAAATCCTTCTTTTGCAATTAGTGGCAGGTTGACCGACATTTGGCGATAAAATGCCTGGACTattattatatacgtaccgagatttacactcGAAAAAGGATCgcgataaaaatagtctctttgctctagagaagccagctgattggtcatacgatctttttcactagtgaaaaacgacgtatcgaccctctgattggctatatcgttattttcactagtgaaaaattgtcgtatcagccttttgattggctaatatgatgttgaactttggcgcgggtggcctgtgcacagatttgtaaacacggcggccgactggtgtatggtttccaaggttttgatcttttattgcttagttttctccacaaaaatacttcaaaagatcttaaaaagttttaaaagtgctcaagcgaggtatggaaggtaaagatttcttttatttcaaaaatattttgctatttgttttggACTTTTGTTCAccatcggtggtttgatagcctctcgattaacacttacctcgttaactttatgatctctgtacttatataataaacaaattacttcatgattggctcgtttgtacgatttttattactcactcgttgtgaaggatcgttaaactcactcgttcgcttcgctcactcgttcgtttacgcgatccttcacaactcgtgaataaaaatcgtacgcactcaccaaccatgaagtaatctatatatcTATATTTAAAGGCTTACTTAAAACCTGGCTTTTCAAACAAGCATACCCGGACTAGTTATTGCCATTGAGTTGGTGCAAGATTTTATGATATGTGGAATAAGATTGCAAAACCTGTGTTATCTCATGGGTTTATTCTATTGTTTATgagtttattgttttatttttttgtccttgtctattaatcatatttttattaattatttgacTATACCACTTTTTATAAAtatattctttgtaaatatttacttttattcttatgtacataattttataatctAGTTTTTAGTTTattgtcattgtaaagcgcttttgaaCCTAGGGATATTATCGCTgtatattatattatttattattattattattattattattattattattattatttacttttactaaaACGTTTTGAGGAATGTCAAGATAAAAAGGTGAACTTTCTTTGGAATACTAACTTGAGATTGGCCAATTGTTGTGTATTAGGGTTCGAAATACTGCTATAGAGTACACAGTGAGTCAAGTGCTTTACACAATCGCTTTATTACAGCTGAATCAAGTATTTATATGTACAATGATATCTTCACAATAATCACATAACTGCGGCTTAGGGTGTGCTAACCAATGACTACCGGTTACTTGACAGCTAAGACATAGCTTATAATAGGTAATAAAAACTACAGGTGTATAATATAATCACTTTCATGGTTTGGATAATTAAGAATCAAAACCTAGGCGCTGAGGAGCTTTGTGCTGTCGCGTTGGATAGCGTGGTCCGGCTTGAGATTGCGCGATTGCCGTTGCCTGCGCGGTTGCGGTGTTACCGAGTTCGCTAATTGGCTCTTTCGGACGGGTTTATACGGTTTCCGATCGCGGGGTCACAACCGGTGGGATTTCAACGACCGCTTTGTCAATCACAATATTTGGAATTCTGGGAATTGGCGTTACGCTAACATTTTCTCCACGATTCGGATGGACGATTTGCGATCCATGTTTCTGATGCATCTGGTCGATGTGGCGCTTCCAGAGTTGACCTCCGACTAAAACTTTATAAGAGACGGGGCCAGTCTGCTCTGTAACGGTGCCATCGAGCCATTTCTGTTCTCCTCGGAAGTTTTGCACTAGAACTTGTTCTACGAATGCAAATTCTCGTTCACGGCTACACTCACGGTCATGTCTAGTTTTCTGATCGCTTTGCTTGTTGAAAACCTTTCGACCGAGGTCCGGGTGAATTAAATCTAACCTCGTCTTACTCGACGGTTCAGAAATAATTCAGCTGGCGTTTGACCTGTTGTACTATTTGGCGTTGTTCTATAACTGAACAAAAATCTAGCTAAACTTTGCTTAATCGAATCGCTTCCCTCCGCCTTAAAAAATTGCTTAAACGTTTGTACAAAACgttcttcttggctgtttgatcGAGGGTGATATGGAGCAACAAGTGTGTGCTTGATGCCGTTTCCTTTCATAAATTTGGTAAATTCTTGTGAAGTGAATTGCGAACCGTTGTTGCTCACGAGTTGCTGTGGAATGCCGTATCGCGCGAACAAGTCTCGAAGTTTCTCGATCGTTGCTTCGCTTGTGATGCTAGACATCACTTCTACTTCTAGCCGTTTTGAATGACTATCGACGACGATCAGGAACATTTTTCCCATAAACGGCCGTGCGTAGTCGATGTGGACTCTCTGCCAGGTAAATGAATGtacatgaaggtaaatgaacttaaatgaaggtagatgaaataaaatgaaccTAAATGGTGGTAGATGAAGGTACATGAACACAGAtaagggtagatgaaggtaaatgaacgtaaatgagggtagatgaaggtaaatgaacgtagatgaagataaatgaacgtaaatgagggtagatgaaggtaaataaacGTAGATGAAGGCAAATGAAagtagatgaaggtagatgaaagaaaatcaacttaaatgaaggtagatgaaataaaatgaacgTAAATGGTGGTAgataaaggtaaatgaaggtaaatggaggtatatgaaggtaaatgaacgtagatgaaggtaaatgaacgtagatggaggtaaatgaacgtgaatgagggtagatgaaggtaaatgaacgtaaatgagggtagatgaaggtaaatgaacgtagatgaaggtaaatgaacgtaaatgagggtagatgaaggtaaatgaacgtagatgaaggtaaatgagggtagatgaaggtaaatgaacgtcaATGAGGGTAGAtggaaggtaaatgaacgtaaatgagggtagatgaaggtaaatgaacttagatgtaggtaaatgaacgtaaatgagggtagatgaaggtaaatgaacgtggaTGAAGGCAAATGAAAGTAGATGAAGATAgatgaaagaaaatgaacttaAATGAAGGTagaagaaataaaatgaacgtAACTGGTGGTAGATGAAGATAAATGAACGCAGATGAACGCAAATGGAGCTACATGAACGCagatgagggtagatgaaggtaaatgaacgtagatgaaggtaaatgaacgtaaatgagggtagatgaaggtaaataaacttagatgaaggtaaatgaacgtaaatgagggtagatgaaggtaaatgagcGTAGATGAAGGCAAATGaaagtagatgaaggtaaatgaacgtaaatgagggtagatgaaggtaaatgaacgtagatgaaggtaaatgaacgtaaatgagggtagatgaaggtaaatgaacgtacaTGAAGGTAAATGACTGTAAATGAGAGTAGATGAAGGGAAATGAACGtacatgaaggtaaatgaacgtaaatgagggtagatgaaggtaaatgaacgtagatgaaggtaaatgaacgtatatgagggtagatgaaggtaaatgaacgtaaatgagggtacatgaaggtaaatgaacttagatgaaggtaaatgaacgtaaatgagggtagatgaaggtaaatgaacgtacaTGAAGGTAAATGACTGTAAATGAGAGTAGATGAAGGGAAATGAACGtacatgaaggtaaatgaacgtaaatgagggtagatgaaggtaaatgaacgtagatgaaggtaaatgaacgtatatgagggtagatgaaggtaaatgaacgtaaatgagggtacatgaaggtaaatgaacgtagatgaaggtaaatgaacgtatgtgagggtagatgaaggtaaatgaacgtaaatgagggtagatgaaggtaaatgaacgtacatgaaggtagatgaaggtaaatgaacttaAATGAGgatagatgaaggtaaatgaacgtacatgaaggtaaatgaacgtaaatgagggtagatgaaggtaaatgaacgtaaaagAACGTAAATGAGAGTAGATGATAATAAATGTGTATAGATGATGATAAATGTATTTAGCTGAAGGTAAATGGATATAGATGAAAGTAAATGAATACGTTGACTGAATATTgggaaatttaataattaagcGTGTCTTACGCAGTTGGGGTCTTGTGGTGGGTATATACATGAGATCTTTGCCGGGGCATCTTTGGCCAATCCCAAGGGTGCAAAGGTGTGCCAGTTGGGGCTTGTTTCGTGACCTTTGACAATCGTTACACCGCTGAACGATAGTCGCTATATCTTTATCAAGATTAGGCCACCAGACGTGCAGTCGAGCGAGCGACTTCATTTGGACAATTCCTGGATGTCCTGTGTGTAACTTGTGCAACACTCGTTCTCGGAGTTGCGTAGGAATTATAACGCGAATTTCCCATAGTAAACAACCATCCTCGACTGTAATTTCGTGACGTTTGTTGAAATACTGAGTGACTTCCGGTGCAATTGGCTTTTCCGGCCAACCTGTCATCACGAATTGTAACACTCTTGATAACATCGGATCGTTTCGTGTCGCTTTCCGAACGTGATCGACATCCATTGGCAGAGATTCAATTTGTAACAAATTGATGAGTTTTGCCTCATCAATTCCTTCGTTCGATTTTTCGCATTGCATCGGCAAACGGGATAGACAATCGGCGTTCGCATGCTTTTCTGTCGATCGATATTCGATATCATATTGATGCGCGGCGAGAAGTAGTGCCCATCTTTGTAATCGTGCGGCTGCTAAAGTAGGAATTCCGCTTTTCGGTCCAAGCACTGTGGTCAATGGTTTGTGATCCGTAACTTAGAGAAACTTTCTTCCGTAGAGATATTGGTGAAACTTCTTCACTCCAAAAATTATGCTAAGCGCTTCCTTTTCAATTTGGGAATAATTACGTTCGCTTTTGGACAATGTGCGCGAAGCATAAGCAATCGCTCGCTCTTCTCCGGATGGTAACACGTGCGAAATAACTGCGCCTATGCCATACTGCGAGGCATCCGTGTCGAGTTTTAACGGCAAGGTGTCGCTGAAGTGCGTTAAAACCGGCGCGTTGGACAGTTTGTCCTTAAGTTGTTGAAACGACTTTTGCTGATCTTCGGTCCATTTCCATTCGACCCCGTCCTTTAGTAGTTCGTTTAGTGGATGGGTGATGGTCGAATAATTGCTTATGAACTTCGCTGGCGCTGGCGCATGTCGAATGGCTTCGACCTTTTTCTCGATTGCGTGCAATCCTTGAGCATCTATCCGATAACCCAGATACTCAACAGTTGGCTGCATGAATTGGCATTTGCTAAGTTTTAACCTCAAACCGGCGCTTTCCAATCTAGTTAAAACTTCACTAAGATTACTCAAATGCTCTTGGTCATCTTTCCCCGATATTAAGATATCGTCTACTCTACAAACTACCATCGGTATGCCTTGGAGTACTTATTCGATTTTTGATTGAAAAATAGCTGAGGCAGAGGATACCCCAAAAGGTAAACGAGTTGGTCTATACAGACCCTTGTGAGTATTTATAGTCACGTACTCTCTTGAATCTTCGTCTAAAAGAATTTGCTGATAAGCTCTTGACAAATCTAACTTACTGAATTTTACTCCCCCACTTAATGCGACAAATAATTCTTCGGGGTTTGGTAACGGGTGCTGGTCAACTTCCAAAACGGAATTGACAGTAATTTTGTAATCCCCACAGACTCTTATGGAATTATCAGGCTTTACCACAGGAACTATAGGTGCTGCCCACTCTGAGTAGCGGACCTTTTCGATTACTCCCATGCTTTCCAAGCGATCTAATTCTTGCTCAATAGCTCCCTTTAAAGCATGTGGAACTGAGCGCGGTTTGAAAAACTTTGGCTTTGAGCCAGATTTGACAAACAACTTAGCCTTAGTGCCTTGCATAGTACCTAATTCGTCATTAAACACTGATTTATGTTTAGTTAACACATTATCTAGACCACAACTTATCGTCTTAACTGACCCCCAATTCAACTTAATGTCTCTAAGCCAGTTCCTTCCAAATAGGCTTGGTCCTTTTCCTTTGATTATCTGAAGCGGCAAGTTTGCGGTCTGGTCTTGATATGCGACTCGCACATGCGCCTGTCCGATGATGTCGAGGGCTTCCCCAGTGTACGTACGCAACTTTAGTGTGGACTTCTCCAACGGAGCTTTTGGGAACCTTTTCTTCCAAACCTCTTCGGACATTATCGAAACGGACGCACCAGTGTCCAATTCCATTGAACAGTCTTCGCCGTTCACTTTTACTGGAAGCATGATAGACGGTTCAGGCTTTTCTTGACTGATTTGGAATAGCTTGAATTCGTCGTCTTGATTGTTTGGAGTTTGGTCGCCAGTTTCCACATACCGAAGTGATTGTTTCCTCCAATTCTGCAATGTACGCGCGGTTGGAACCTTCTTTTTGCACATCGTGGCAATGTGCCCTTTCGATTTGCAGTTCCTGCAATTCTCATCTTTAAATCGGCATTTCTGAGAGGCGTGGTCCTCACCACAACGGAAACACGGCTTTCTTTGCTTGGGTTTTTTCGGAGGATGCGGTGGTTTAACATAGTGCGGATTACCTCTGTACTCCTTAATCGAGCTCCTGGACAGAGAGGCGAGACTTACAGCCGTCACCATCAGGCTTGTGTCCGATAAAAAACTGAAGCGGGTCCAACGGAAGCAGTATCGAAACCTGCAGGCGAGGCTATTCGACAGCTGGGAGAAGTACGAGAGGAAAGAGAAGACCGCCGCACAGTTGCTGAAAACGTGCTCACATCTCAACGGCCCCActcgtgggaactgaagaagTCAGTAAAAATCACAACCAAAAAACGGCTCCTCTAGGAGCCAAcaagtttgcaaaagaaaatgacCAGCAATAAACTATCAACAAAGAAACCTAATAAAAACTGAGGGGGGACTGGGGCgaattgaaaaacaaatatggcggttcACGTCAACAATCCCTCTCAGGAAGTGAATTGCAAGTTatctaattgacaattatttttaaCGAAAAAAGTGTTGGAccttggcgaactgacatataagcgttggcgaactgacattagacgttggcgaaccgacttcatacgttggcgaacaggtcgttggcgaacaggtcgttggcgaactgacacgttggcgaaacgaccggtattCCAATGGCCAAATGAACACACTTAGAGTGTCTGTAGACTGTCACGTAGTAAAAAAGTAAATCCGAAACCgttaaaagaaagaagccaagaaaatgaaatgttacaaaagacTAATAGAAAAATATCTGCTCCAAGTCTCAAGTCTGTTTGGTGCATTGTTACTAAGTTATTTGCGAAATATGTATTAattatggagacgccatgttaaGTTAGTGTTCCTCGAATGGCCTCGAATCAACAAAACATCTGGACCTCAGTTTGCGATAAAAGCCCTCTCTCTTTGCTCGTGAACTGAACTAAATGATCATAAACATGTCTTCTACAGCTTTTACTgcttaatttgccaaaaatcacAAGACAAAACCGTTTTTGAACCAGACAGCTTTATCTCAGTTGCTGTCTTGGTGTCAAGCaaggcgaaatttgaaaaatccaaagaCTGTATACGCTACGGTGACTAAAACTGGTAAAAGATTTACGTCTAAGTAATTTTTAACCTGATATGgattttaaaatcagaaaaccttgcagctttgattttacaatttgatgACATCATGTAAAAACGCTCTGTTGATAAGCTTAAATGCTTGGCACAATGGTCGATTGAGCACACTGGTtcaattcacaaaatgttttggaactACTGAACAAACTGTTTGGAAGAAAAACAGATccattggagtattcgttcGATGCAATATTAAATGCTTACAGTGAAACACACGAGACCGGAgcaagatctaaaaataacttagacaattctccttacctttaaagcttccCGTTCTCAAGGAAAAATCGTCTGTCCACTTTATGAGGGGCCGGACATGGGGATTTGCAGTGTTGCGGTGTTGATGTTTTTTTaatgcggtgatgcggtgatgcggtgaaaaaaatctcaatttgcggtgttgcggtgatcTCAAACCCTATGGTGTGCGATGTTTGCGTTTTTCATGCTACGGTGTTCggtgaaatgaaattatttgcGGTGCTGTGAGTAGTACTATGGGGGAATACGAGCCACTTTTGAGggagcgttctgattggtcgagagcaaattttaatgagatgcatcgtgttctgattggtggaaattTTTAGGTCCGCCATTATCACGTGCACACGTGAACAGGATTGGTTAAGACGGTGGGGTCAAAGTccatgtgacgtcataaccgGGGGAGTCAAACAGAAAGTATGTTTGGAATGTGGACCAAGATCCGGGGGGAACATGAAGGAGACCAgaggtgattttttttctcgaatCAAAAACGGTTTAATGATAACAAACTTATTATTTACAAGCGGGAACGTGTGAGGAGACCTGGTGTCTACTCGTCCCTAAATAGGTCCGCTAAAATTTGAGCGAGATCCAGATCCTCTTCGGTGAACCGTTCGTAACCGTAAGGGTAGGTCTGGGCCGTGGTGGGATCCAGGACTCGTTTGGAGTAGACGAGCCGGTAGTCCTTGTGAGAAGGTTGGGTTTCCAAGGTGTAGGTCTTGGCATTTCTTTGAATGGTGTGAGATTGCGTGACACGGGTGGTACGCGGCCGGTCTAGAGGACGATGCAATTCATCCAGAGTGTTTTGACGCAAGACATCGTAATTCAATTGAGTCATCCCTTCAACGTTGAGGGAGAAACCGCGGACCTTGCATACGACGTGTCCGTTCTTAGTCTTGTAACCGTAGTTCTTAGGACCGCCCGAGCAGAATTCCACAATGTGATCGCCCGCATCCAATTCATCCTTGAAGTCGCCAAGGTAGGCGCCTCGTGGAGGGTCCAAGGGTGGGTCGCCAGGACGATGGAGATAGACGACCGAGTCGGTGTCGAAGTAGAGCACGCGTTCACCGAGATGATCGAGGGCTCGATAGAGACGGAGTCGGGCATGACAGGTCGTGAAGGCGGCTATGAAGATGTTGAGGTTGGGTGAAGGCAAGACATCGTGCGTTTGGAGTTTGTAGTGGACTTCGACCCGGTCTTCGGTCAGGGAACTGACGTAACGGACATCGTGTTGATCGCTATCGAGGAACTCGATGAACGATTGAGGTTCGGTGAATTCTCGGACCTGAGTCTTGTTGATCCGTTGCCCGAACTTGCCCCACATGGAGTTGAGCATCATCTTAGCCAGGGCTCGGAGTCCAGGGTTCTTTTCGATCTTGGTGGGATCGAGACGAATGCCTTCCCGAGCATAGTAGGCATCGACGTGAGCTTGTTTTTGAGCAGGGGTAGTGCAGCCTTCGGGCCAACCGCTGGCTTCTTCTTTGATTTGGAGCCACGTATCCACGTAGGATTGGAAAAGTCCCGTACGTTGCTGATCGAAATGCCATACTTCGTGAACGTGTTGAATGACGTAACCTTTCTGCACGGCCATGTCGAGTTCGGGGGTGCACCAGGTACCGACGAGGGCACGTTCTTCGTCCGTGTGATGACAGGCATGCGTCTTTTCCAAAAGGGGTTTGGAAATGTTCTCTTCGACGCAAGTACGACACAAGGGAAACGTGAGTTTGTCGTGACTGCGGTAAGGCAACACGGGATGGTAGAGACGTTGGGGTGGAAGGACGGTACATTTGGCCAACCCAAAATAAGGCGAGAGATCGGTGGTGTCGGGCTCGTAGAGGAACGTGGGATGACCGAGTGGATAGGTGCCGTACTTGTTGACCCAAGGATACAAGGACGTGTAATCGTCGTATCGGATTTCTTCCTCCTTCTCCTCATCGACGTGAGCGTAGAGACGTACGGCATTGGTCCGACCTCCGTAAAAAGCATCGCGTGGTTCAAGGGGGGCTTGGAGGTGTTGACGGACTAGAAAGTCCATGATGTCTTGATTGGTTTGTTTGAGGGCATTCCAGGCGCATTCCCACATGGTGACGACTTGGTACCCATGGTTGATGAGAAACGTACGTTTCTTGTCGACGAGAGCACGGACCTCGTCCATGGTGCGATCGAGTAAGGTCGGATGCACGTCGGTGCGTTGGGGATGACAGGTCCGACATCCGTGCCAGAAGCACCCGTAGAATTCGTAGATGGTCTTGGTATCCGCATCGTAACCGTCGACCGTGTATCGGGTACCAGGAAGGCGGTACTCGCCCTCGTTCCGAGCATGCTGGATACGTTGGCGATGCAAGGGATGATGAGGATCGTAGTGGCCGTAGGCACGAGCTAGGGCTTCGTGGTTCTCGTGTTCTTCCGGCGAGAGGGCCAGGTAGGCTCGTTGTCGTAGATGGTGTTCGCACCACGTCAACCATTCCATGGAGGCTTGGGAATGATTGACACGACCTCGCCATCCTAGGGGAGGTTCGGAAGCAATGGAGTCCTCTTCCATACAGTGCATACGCAAGTAGCGATTACAGGCAGAGGCGACCGTCATTTGTTCAAAGGGATTGAATTCAGCGCGTCCTTGAAAATCCCGCATGAAAGTGAGACATCCTTGTTTCAAGAGTTTCACGTCCGATTGGCAGTAGGCTAAGAGTTCGGCTTGGAAATCAAAGACGACCTCACGTGCCGCTTGGTCGTCGTACCAGGTATCAAAGTCGCGGCGTTTCTTGACGGACATGCCGTCGGGCATGTAGAAGGCTTTGTCGGGAAGTCGGCCTACATACGTTTGATGTTCGGGGGTGTTGAACAGATGTGGAAAGTATCCCTTCTTGAGCTCGGTGAGCCCGAACGTCTTGGGGAAATCGCTCAGCGGCATCTGGAAGAAGGAGAGCGAATCGATGAATCGTATGGTCGTGTGTTCGTGAGGGTAGGTGAGTTGGAGGACTTTCCCACCGTTTCGGATTTGGTCCAAGTCTCTCTTTTGCCGATGGAGTTCGTCGATGATGGGATAACTGTCATACCCTTTGAAATTATGAGCGATGACTGTTAGGGGTCGCATTCCGTTTTCGGTGAGTGTTTCTAACCATTCTAGAAAATGAAAGAGACAGTCATCTCCTTGGAACGAGACGGGAGGATCGTCGTCGTCTTCTGTTTCGGCCACCACCAGATTGGGCACGTGACGTCCCTCGACTTGCATGCTCTCAATGTCAAAGAAAACGTGCAAGGGTGGTTCCTCTTCGTcctcgtcgtcgtcctcgttatCGCCCGCCAGGAAAGCGTGCAAGCCAGCGGCCTCGTTTTCTAAGAGAGGCGCCAGTCCCTGATTCAGGATCCTTTGGAAAGAGAGTCGCTGCCGTGTCAAGCGTCGTTCTTCGGCGGGAGTCTTTTCGACTTGTAAGAAACATCGATGGGCATGAACGTCGACGTCTTGATGGCAGCACGAACATTTCCGATACCCGCACCGATGAGTTCGGATCTCTTTGAGACCACGTAACGTGCGGTGACATTCTTTACACTGACGACGGGTGGCACAGACGGAAGGATGTTCAGGATCCGCGGGTTGACCGGCGTGGGTCTTGGTCCGATGGGTTTGGAGACACGTGTCTCCGTAGAAAGAACGTCCGCAGAGAATACAGGGGGTCTGAGCCGAGCGGTACTGTCGGTAGGCCTCGGTATGATCAGGGCACCCGTTTTGCAAGCAGGCTCCGCAATGATTGGCTTGGTTGTTACGACAGGCATGCTGACCCAAATGATGGTAGGCTTGGAAACACTGACTGCAAAAGTAATCTTGACCGAAGAAACCGGGTAAGGAAGACAAGGCATCGTAATGACCGTCTTCGTGTAAGAGTCCTAACAACGTGTCCCCGCGACCGTAAGCAAAACAAGCATAAGCGCGGTTGGCATCCACGACGACGAGGGTGTAGTCTTGAAGACTGGGAGCGGTGACGAGTTGTTGAAGTTGTTCAGGACCGCAGGGTTGAGGAGGAAGACCGACTTCCTCTAGAAGGTCTTGAGCCGCTCGTGTGATGCGACGATGGTTACCGCGACAGCGAGTCCATTGTCGGCGCCTTTGGGGATCGTCTCGATGTTGATGGACCCCTCGAGCCAGAACGATGGCACGTGGACAGCATAGATGTTGGTCATCCTGTGGAACGCGTAAGACACAGCGCTTGAATTCTCTGAGACGCGTCGACGCTTGATGCCCTGGTagatgttttcttttgtaaccGGAACCGGTGGGAGCCCCGCGTACGTGAACGAAGGAGAGGGTGAAGGAATCGTCCATTTCAAATTGTTCGTTCGAGTTGAGCATGTGGGAAAGATTCCCAAGTAAAGCATCCACGCGGGGACCTTGAGCGCGCCATTCTCCAGCCCGTAGTCCCCAACCGTTGTAGGCATTGGCGATACGATTGGAGGCTAGAGCGATGTAAATGCGATCGCCATCGGGAATGTCTTGATCGTTGATTAAGTCATCTAGAGCGGTACGAAGACCTTGCACGAGGGCATCGGTGAGACGTTGTCGGGGGATGAACGCTCCCATCTGTCGAG contains these protein-coding regions:
- the LOC138011483 gene encoding uncharacterized protein, which encodes MESDSDSDLVEALDEFEQIGGAAPGRFVFERLPVVERRSVRLGVRERVFQLRPRQMGAFIPRQRLTDALVQGLRTALDDLINDQDIPDGDRIYIALASNRIANAYNGWGLRAGEWRAQGPRVDALLGNLSHMLNSNEQFEMDDSFTLSFVHVRGAPTGSGYKRKHLPGHQASTRLREFKRCVLRVPQDDQHLCCPRAIVLARGVHQHRDDPQRRRQWTRCRGNHRRITRAAQDLLEEVGLPPQPCGPEQLQQLVTAPSLQDYTLVVVDANRAYACFAYGRGDTLLGLLHEDGHYDALSSLPGFFGQDYFCSQCFQAYHHLGQHACRNNQANHCGACLQNGCPDHTEAYRQYRSAQTPCILCGRSFYGDTCLQTHRTKTHAGQPADPEHPSVCATRRQCKECHRTLRGLKEIRTHRCGYRKCSCCHQDVDVHAHRCFLQVEKTPAEERRLTRQRLSFQRILNQGLAPLLENEAAGLHAFLAGDNEDDDEDEEEPPLHVFFDIESMQVEGRHVPNLVVAETEDDDDPPVSFQGDDCLFHFLEWLETLTENGMRPLTVIAHNFKGYDSYPIIDELHRQKRDLDQIRNGGKVLQLTYPHEHTTIRFIDSLSFFQMPLSDFPKTFGLTELKKGYFPHLFNTPEHQTYVGRLPDKAFYMPDGMSVKKRRDFDTWYDDQAAREVVFDFQAELLAYCQSDVKLLKQGCLTFMRDFQGRAEFNPFEQMTVASACNRYLRMHCMEEDSIASEPPLGWRGRVNHSQASMEWLTWCEHHLRQRAYLALSPEEHENHEALARAYGHYDPHHPLHRQRIQHARNEGEYRLPGTRYTVDGYDADTKTIYEFYGCFWHGCRTCHPQRTDVHPTLLDRTMDEVRALVDKKRTFLINHGYQVVTMWECAWNALKQTNQDIMDFLVRQHLQAPLEPRDAFYGGRTNAVRLYAHVDEEKEEEIRYDDYTSLYPWVNKYGTYPLGHPTFLYEPDTTDLSPYFGLAKCTVLPPQRLYHPVLPYRSHDKLTFPLCRTCVEENISKPLLEKTHACHHTDEERALVGTWCTPELDMAVQKGYVIQHVHEVWHFDQQRTGLFQSYVDTWLQIKEEASGWPEGCTTPAQKQAHVDAYYAREGIRLDPTKIEKNPGLRALAKMMLNSMWGKFGQRINKTQVREFTEPQSFIEFLDSDQHDVRYVSSLTEDRVEVHYKLQTHDVLPSPNLNIFIAAFTTCHARLRLYRALDHLGERVLYFDTDSVVYLHRPGDPPLDPPRGAYLGDFKDELDAGDHIVEFCSGGPKNYGYKTKNGHVVCKVRGFSLNVEGMTQLNYDVLRQNTLDELHRPLDRPRTTRVTQSHTIQRNAKTYTLETQPSHKDYRLVYSKRVLDPTTAQTYPYGYERFTEEDLDLAQILADLFRDE